A genome region from Gouania willdenowi chromosome 9, fGouWil2.1, whole genome shotgun sequence includes the following:
- the fsta gene encoding follistatin-A isoform X1 has protein sequence MFGMLNHHLHTGIFLLLVWLCHVMEHQKVEAGNCWLQQGKNGRCQLLYMSGMSREECCRSGRLGTSWTEEDVPNSTLFRWMIFNGGAPNCIPCKGGESCDNVDCGPGKRCKLNRRSKPRCVCAPDCSNITWKGPVCGADGKTYKDECALLKTKCKGHPDLDVQYQGKCKKTCRDVLCPGSSTCVVDQTNNAYCVTCNRICPEVTSPEQYLCGNDGIIYASACHLRRATCLLGRSIGVAYEGKCIKAKSCEDIQCSAGKKCLWDARMGRGRCSLCDETCPESRTDEAVCASDNTTYPSECAMKQAACSLRVLLEVKHSGSCNSITEDREEDEEDEDSDYMAYVHLSSILDG, from the exons ATGTTTGGGATGCTCAACCACCATCTTCACACGGGCATTTTTCTCTTGTTGGTTTGGCTTTGTCATGTCATGGAACATCAAAAAGTTGAAG CCGGGAACTGTTGGCTGCAGCAGGGGAAGAACGGAAGGTGCCAGCTGCTCTACATGTCCGGGATGAGCCGGGAGGAGTGCTGTCGGAGTGGAAGACTGGGCACGTCCTGGACCGAGGAGGACGTCCCCAACAGCACGCTGTTTAGGTGGATGATCTTCAATGGCGGAGCTCCGAATTGCATACCTTGCAAAGGTGGAG aaagCTGTGATAATGTGGACTGCGGGCCGGGGAAGAGGTGCAAGCTGAACAGACGGAGTAAACCGCGGTGCGTGTGCGCGCCAGACTGCTCCAACATCACCTGGAAAGGACCGGTCTGTGGCGCAGACGGAAAGACGTACAAGGACGAGTGCGCGCTGTTGAAGACGAAGTGCAAAGGCCACCCGGACCTGGACGTGCAGTACCAGGGCAAATGCAAGA AAACGTGCCGTGACGTCTTGTGCCCTGGGAGCTCCACATGCGTCGTGGACCAGACAAACAACGCATACTGTGTGACGTGTAATCGGATTTGCCCCGAGGTGACGTCGCCTGAGCAGTACCTGTGTGGGAACGACGGGATCATCTACGCCAGCGCCTGCCACCTGAGGAGAGCCACGTGTCTGCTGGGCAGGTCCATCGGGGTGGCCTACGAGGGCAAATGCATCA AGGCCAAGTCATGTGAGGACATCCAGTGCAGCGCGGGAAAAAAGTGTCTGTGGGACGCTCGGATGGGCCGGGGTCGCTGCTCGCTGTGCGACGAGACGTGTCCCGAAAGTAGGACAGACGAGGCCGTGTGTGCCAGCGATAACACCACGTACCCCAGTGAATGTGCCATGAAGCAAGCTGCATGTTCTCTCAGGGTGCTGCTGGAGGTCAAGCACTCGGGATCTTGCAACT CCATAACAGAAGATCgggaggaggatgaggaagatgagGACTCAGACTACATGGCCTATGTCCATTTATCTTCTATACTGGATGGATAG
- the fsta gene encoding follistatin-A isoform X2 translates to MFGMLNHHLHTGIFLLLVWLCHVMEHQKVEAGNCWLQQGKNGRCQLLYMSGMSREECCRSGRLGTSWTEEDVPNSTLFRWMIFNGGAPNCIPCKESCDNVDCGPGKRCKLNRRSKPRCVCAPDCSNITWKGPVCGADGKTYKDECALLKTKCKGHPDLDVQYQGKCKKTCRDVLCPGSSTCVVDQTNNAYCVTCNRICPEVTSPEQYLCGNDGIIYASACHLRRATCLLGRSIGVAYEGKCIKAKSCEDIQCSAGKKCLWDARMGRGRCSLCDETCPESRTDEAVCASDNTTYPSECAMKQAACSLRVLLEVKHSGSCNSITEDREEDEEDEDSDYMAYVHLSSILDG, encoded by the exons ATGTTTGGGATGCTCAACCACCATCTTCACACGGGCATTTTTCTCTTGTTGGTTTGGCTTTGTCATGTCATGGAACATCAAAAAGTTGAAG CCGGGAACTGTTGGCTGCAGCAGGGGAAGAACGGAAGGTGCCAGCTGCTCTACATGTCCGGGATGAGCCGGGAGGAGTGCTGTCGGAGTGGAAGACTGGGCACGTCCTGGACCGAGGAGGACGTCCCCAACAGCACGCTGTTTAGGTGGATGATCTTCAATGGCGGAGCTCCGAATTGCATACCTTGCAAAG aaagCTGTGATAATGTGGACTGCGGGCCGGGGAAGAGGTGCAAGCTGAACAGACGGAGTAAACCGCGGTGCGTGTGCGCGCCAGACTGCTCCAACATCACCTGGAAAGGACCGGTCTGTGGCGCAGACGGAAAGACGTACAAGGACGAGTGCGCGCTGTTGAAGACGAAGTGCAAAGGCCACCCGGACCTGGACGTGCAGTACCAGGGCAAATGCAAGA AAACGTGCCGTGACGTCTTGTGCCCTGGGAGCTCCACATGCGTCGTGGACCAGACAAACAACGCATACTGTGTGACGTGTAATCGGATTTGCCCCGAGGTGACGTCGCCTGAGCAGTACCTGTGTGGGAACGACGGGATCATCTACGCCAGCGCCTGCCACCTGAGGAGAGCCACGTGTCTGCTGGGCAGGTCCATCGGGGTGGCCTACGAGGGCAAATGCATCA AGGCCAAGTCATGTGAGGACATCCAGTGCAGCGCGGGAAAAAAGTGTCTGTGGGACGCTCGGATGGGCCGGGGTCGCTGCTCGCTGTGCGACGAGACGTGTCCCGAAAGTAGGACAGACGAGGCCGTGTGTGCCAGCGATAACACCACGTACCCCAGTGAATGTGCCATGAAGCAAGCTGCATGTTCTCTCAGGGTGCTGCTGGAGGTCAAGCACTCGGGATCTTGCAACT CCATAACAGAAGATCgggaggaggatgaggaagatgagGACTCAGACTACATGGCCTATGTCCATTTATCTTCTATACTGGATGGATAG
- the ndufs4 gene encoding NADH dehydrogenase [ubiquinone] iron-sulfur protein 4, mitochondrial, with protein sequence MASSMSLLGLGRFSVINIASKMFLNPIRATSTTVPRLAEKPGPDTQLITVDEKLDITTLTGVPEEHIKTRKVHIFVPTKTAMQSGVNSTKKWKMDFDTRERWENPLMGWASTADPLSNMVLSFSSKEDAIAFAEKNGWSYEVTEKRSSKPRVKSYGANFSWDRRTRRSAK encoded by the exons atggCGTCCTCAATGTCACTGCTCGGCCTGGGACGTTTTTCTGTGATTAATATCGCCTCTAAGATGTTCCTGAATCCCATAAG GGCAACAAGCACAACAGTACCAAGGCTGGCAGAGAAACCAGGACCGGACACGCAACTTATTACAGTCGATGAGAAATTG GACATCACCACCCTCACTGGAGTCCCAGAGGAACACATCAAAACTCGCAAagtccatatttttgttcccaCCAAAACAGCCATGCAGTCTGGAGTCAATAGCACCAAGAAGTGGAAGATGGACTTTGACACTCGAGAGCGCTGGGAGAATCCTCTGATGGGCTGGGCCTCCAC AGCCGATCCTCTGTCCAACATGGTGCTCTCCTTCTCCTCTAAAGAAGACGCCATCGCATTTGCTGAGAAAAATG GTTGGAGCTACGAAGTGACGGAGAAGAGGAGCTCCAAGCCCCGAGTGAAATCCTACGGAGCAAACTTCTCCTGGGACAGAAGGACCAGGCGCTCGGCCAAGTGA